Proteins encoded together in one Variovorax paradoxus EPS window:
- the aat gene encoding leucyl/phenylalanyl-tRNA--protein transferase, which yields MRQLPWLEPGDTLPDPASAWGVADPVPGLLAAGGALDVDTLVQAYSHCVFPWFSDDQPILWWSPDPRMVLQVADFKLHRSLRKTLLRFAETPGCEVRIDHDFAAVIKACSLSPRVGQSGTWIVPDMVEAYTQLHAAGHAHSVETWIDGELAGGLYCVALGRAVFGESMFTRRPDASKIALAALVSLCRPAGVQMIDCQQNTAHLASLGAREMPRHRFVAHVAKAREQEGPRWQFEPVYWAELLSARPLSPT from the coding sequence ATGCGACAACTGCCCTGGCTCGAACCCGGTGACACCCTGCCCGACCCGGCATCGGCATGGGGGGTGGCCGACCCTGTTCCGGGCCTTCTGGCGGCGGGCGGCGCACTCGATGTCGATACGCTCGTGCAGGCCTACAGCCATTGCGTCTTCCCCTGGTTCAGCGACGACCAGCCGATCCTGTGGTGGAGCCCCGACCCGCGCATGGTGCTGCAGGTGGCCGATTTCAAACTGCACCGGTCGCTTCGCAAGACCCTGCTCCGATTCGCGGAAACGCCCGGCTGCGAGGTGCGCATCGACCACGATTTCGCGGCGGTCATCAAGGCCTGTTCGCTCTCGCCGCGCGTCGGCCAGTCGGGAACGTGGATCGTGCCGGACATGGTGGAGGCCTATACGCAATTGCACGCGGCCGGCCATGCGCACAGCGTCGAAACCTGGATCGACGGCGAGCTCGCGGGCGGCCTCTACTGCGTGGCGCTCGGCCGCGCGGTGTTCGGCGAGTCGATGTTCACCCGCCGGCCGGACGCCTCGAAGATCGCGCTGGCCGCGCTGGTGAGCCTGTGCCGGCCTGCCGGCGTTCAGATGATCGACTGCCAGCAGAACACCGCCCACCTCGCAAGCCTGGGCGCCCGCGAGATGCCGCGCCATCGCTTCGTCGCCCACGTGGCCAAGGCCCGGGAACAGGAGGGGCCACGGTGGCAATTCGAGCCCGTATACTGGGCCGAACTCCTTTCCGCGCGACCTCTTTCACCGACGTGA
- a CDS encoding xanthine dehydrogenase family protein molybdopterin-binding subunit, which translates to MTTELNPTRFGSGQAVRRLEDESLLAGAGRYTDDVTLPDQAHLVFLRSPYPHARIVSIDTSTAAAMPGVLRVITGAELAAAGVKPMPGAAGFKRADGSDSASPPRYAMANERTRFVGEAVAAVIAETVQQARDAAEAVMVDYEDLPMVVDLASATADGAPQLCEEATGNIAAEMRHGNSEAATAAFAKASHVVALDVINQRVVALTIEPRSVLAVHDAKTDRLTIRMSTQMPSGVRDSVCAAIGLAKEKVRVVVGDVGGGFGMKTGAYPEDIAVAFAALQVKRPVKWVADRSEEFLSSAHGRDIEARAELALDAEGKILALRIKTLANVGAYATGTGVAIQLLIGPWVQTSVYDIQTIDFHFKAVLTNTAPTGAYRGAGRPEAIFTIERLMDEAARQTGIDRIILRRMNFIQPDQMPYKNPMAQVYDTGNFESVMDQALTLADWQGFEARAAESAKNGKHRGLGIATFLEWTGGNVFEERVTVSVQADGVIEVFSAVNAMGQGIATSLAQLAVDAFGVPIEKVRVVLGDTDRGDGFGSAGSRSLFTGGSAVRIGAERTIDKARELAAQEFEAAIDDIIYSRGSFSVAGTDLELDLFTLAGKQPEREIFVDSTSTVAGPTWPNGCHICEIELDPPTGEISVVAYSSVNDVGRVINPMIVRGQLEGGAVQGIGQALYEQVVYDQETGQPVTGSLMDYVAPRADIVDTMFHMEMDESTPCTNNPLGVKGVGELGTIGATPAIVNAVADAFARNGLAATAPRLHMPLSPSRVWAAMHTVD; encoded by the coding sequence TTGACCACTGAACTCAACCCCACCCGCTTTGGCAGCGGCCAGGCGGTGCGCCGCCTCGAGGACGAAAGCCTGCTGGCAGGCGCCGGACGCTACACCGACGACGTCACGCTTCCCGACCAGGCGCATCTCGTTTTCCTTCGCTCTCCCTATCCGCACGCACGCATCGTTTCGATCGACACGAGCACGGCCGCCGCCATGCCCGGCGTGTTGCGCGTCATCACCGGGGCCGAGCTGGCAGCCGCGGGGGTCAAGCCGATGCCGGGTGCCGCGGGGTTCAAGCGCGCGGACGGCAGCGACAGCGCCAGCCCGCCGCGTTACGCCATGGCGAACGAGCGCACGCGCTTCGTGGGCGAGGCGGTGGCCGCAGTGATTGCCGAGACTGTCCAGCAGGCGCGCGATGCCGCCGAGGCCGTGATGGTCGATTACGAAGACCTGCCGATGGTGGTCGATCTCGCCAGCGCCACCGCCGACGGTGCGCCGCAGTTGTGCGAAGAGGCCACCGGCAACATCGCCGCCGAAATGCGGCACGGCAACAGCGAGGCCGCGACCGCCGCTTTCGCCAAGGCCAGCCACGTGGTCGCGCTCGATGTCATCAACCAGCGCGTGGTGGCGCTCACCATCGAGCCGCGCTCGGTGCTTGCCGTGCACGACGCCAAGACCGATCGCCTCACGATCCGCATGAGCACGCAGATGCCCTCGGGCGTGCGCGATTCCGTGTGCGCCGCCATTGGCCTTGCCAAGGAAAAAGTGCGCGTGGTGGTGGGCGATGTGGGTGGCGGTTTCGGCATGAAGACCGGCGCCTATCCCGAAGACATCGCGGTCGCGTTCGCCGCGCTGCAAGTCAAGCGCCCCGTGAAATGGGTGGCCGACCGCAGCGAAGAATTCCTCTCCAGCGCGCACGGCCGCGACATCGAGGCGCGGGCCGAGCTCGCGCTCGATGCCGAAGGAAAGATCCTCGCGCTGCGCATCAAGACGCTGGCCAACGTGGGCGCCTACGCCACCGGCACGGGCGTCGCGATCCAGCTCCTCATCGGCCCCTGGGTGCAGACCAGCGTCTACGACATCCAGACCATCGACTTCCATTTCAAGGCGGTGCTCACCAACACCGCGCCCACCGGCGCCTACCGCGGCGCGGGCCGGCCCGAAGCCATCTTCACCATCGAGCGCCTGATGGACGAGGCGGCGCGCCAGACCGGCATCGACCGCATCATCCTGCGCCGGATGAACTTCATCCAGCCCGACCAGATGCCCTACAAGAACCCGATGGCGCAGGTCTACGACACCGGCAACTTCGAGTCCGTGATGGACCAGGCGCTCACGCTGGCCGACTGGCAGGGCTTCGAGGCGCGCGCCGCTGAGTCCGCGAAGAACGGCAAGCACCGCGGCCTGGGCATCGCCACCTTCCTCGAATGGACCGGCGGCAACGTGTTCGAGGAACGCGTCACCGTCTCGGTGCAGGCCGATGGCGTGATCGAGGTGTTCTCCGCCGTCAACGCCATGGGGCAGGGCATTGCCACCTCGCTCGCGCAGCTCGCGGTCGATGCCTTCGGCGTGCCCATCGAGAAGGTGCGCGTGGTGCTCGGCGACACCGACCGCGGCGACGGCTTCGGCAGCGCCGGTTCGCGCTCGCTCTTCACCGGTGGCTCGGCCGTTCGCATCGGCGCGGAGCGCACCATCGACAAGGCCCGCGAACTTGCGGCGCAGGAATTCGAAGCCGCCATCGACGACATCATCTACAGCCGCGGCAGCTTCTCGGTGGCCGGCACTGACCTGGAACTCGACCTCTTCACGCTCGCGGGCAAGCAGCCCGAGCGCGAGATCTTCGTGGATTCCACCAGCACCGTCGCCGGCCCGACCTGGCCCAACGGCTGCCACATCTGCGAGATCGAACTCGATCCGCCCACCGGCGAAATCAGCGTGGTGGCCTACAGCTCGGTCAACGACGTGGGTCGCGTGATCAATCCGATGATCGTGCGCGGCCAGCTCGAAGGCGGCGCGGTGCAGGGCATTGGGCAGGCGCTGTACGAGCAGGTGGTGTACGACCAGGAAACCGGCCAGCCCGTGACCGGCAGCCTGATGGACTACGTCGCGCCGCGCGCCGACATCGTCGACACCATGTTCCACATGGAGATGGACGAATCGACGCCCTGTACCAACAACCCGCTGGGCGTGAAGGGCGTGGGCGAGCTGGGCACCATCGGCGCCACGCCGGCCATCGTGAATGCGGTGGCCGATGCCTTCGCGCGCAACGGCCTTGCTGCGACTGCGCCGCGCCTGCATATGCCGCTGTCCCCCTCGCGGGTATGGGCGGCGATGCACACAGTGGACTGA
- a CDS encoding helix-turn-helix domain-containing protein, with the protein MLITTELQTDPIRVSSYRCDAGPGAPSFTEMHEDYSVSYVRKGSFGYRTRGNAYELVAGSVLVGCPGDEYVCTHDHHICGDECLAFHLSPGFVDLIGGGKQTWRTAGLPPLPELMVLGELAQVAAEGESDIGLDELGMWFASRFVEVVGGRGKPPSPQSAAPRDRRRAVDAAIWIDANSHDDIGLEGAASEAGLSSFHFLRLFSQVLGVTPHQYLVRSRLRHAARLLADDDRPVTDVAFDVGFADLSNFTRTFHRAAGVSPRGFRQAAKGDRKILQDRMTALLNDDRLVHSSSRKSSPCTTTSD; encoded by the coding sequence ATGCTCATCACCACCGAACTGCAGACCGACCCGATCCGCGTCTCCAGCTACCGCTGCGACGCGGGGCCCGGCGCCCCGTCGTTCACCGAGATGCACGAGGACTATTCGGTCTCGTACGTGCGCAAGGGCAGTTTCGGTTACCGCACGCGCGGCAATGCGTATGAACTGGTGGCCGGCTCGGTGCTGGTGGGTTGCCCGGGCGACGAGTACGTCTGCACCCATGACCACCACATCTGCGGCGACGAGTGCCTGGCGTTTCACTTGTCGCCCGGCTTCGTCGACCTGATCGGCGGCGGCAAGCAGACTTGGCGCACCGCGGGGCTTCCGCCATTGCCCGAACTCATGGTGCTCGGCGAACTTGCGCAGGTCGCGGCCGAGGGCGAGAGCGACATCGGGCTCGATGAACTGGGCATGTGGTTCGCGAGCCGCTTCGTCGAAGTGGTGGGTGGCCGCGGCAAGCCGCCGTCGCCGCAGTCGGCTGCGCCACGCGACAGGCGCCGCGCGGTCGATGCCGCGATCTGGATCGATGCGAATTCGCACGACGACATCGGCCTCGAAGGCGCGGCCTCCGAAGCGGGCCTGAGCTCCTTCCATTTCCTGCGCCTGTTCTCGCAGGTGCTCGGCGTCACGCCGCACCAGTACCTGGTTCGCTCGCGCCTGCGCCACGCGGCACGCCTGCTGGCGGACGACGACCGGCCGGTGACCGATGTGGCTTTCGACGTGGGCTTTGCCGACCTGAGCAACTTCACGCGCACCTTCCACCGTGCGGCTGGCGTGTCCCCGCGTGGCTTTCGCCAGGCCGCCAAGGGCGACCGCAAGATTCTCCAAGACCGCATGACGGCCCTGCTCAATGATGACCGCCTGGTTCATTCATCAAGCAGGAAGTCATCGCCATGTACGACCACATCGGACTGA
- a CDS encoding VOC family protein — protein sequence MYDHIGLKVKDLAASRRFYEAALEPLGHVPGPHDDSYASIGPADAPALWLYAAKGAKSANGLGTHLAFRAPDHKAVAAFHKAGLKAGGTDNGGAGPRADYSPTYYAAFLIDPDGNNVEAVCP from the coding sequence ATGTACGACCACATCGGACTGAAAGTCAAAGACCTGGCCGCGAGCCGGCGCTTCTATGAAGCCGCACTCGAACCGCTCGGCCATGTGCCGGGCCCCCACGACGACAGCTATGCGAGCATCGGCCCGGCCGATGCACCCGCGCTCTGGCTCTATGCGGCCAAGGGCGCCAAAAGCGCGAATGGACTGGGCACGCACCTCGCGTTCCGCGCACCCGATCACAAGGCCGTCGCGGCCTTCCACAAGGCGGGCCTGAAGGCCGGCGGCACCGACAACGGTGGCGCCGGTCCGCGCGCCGACTACAGCCCGACCTATTACGCGGCCTTTCTCATCGATCCCGACGGCAACAACGTCGAGGCGGTCTGCCCCTGA
- a CDS encoding SRPBCC family protein translates to MATIYKEFTVEADAAQVWEALRDFGAVHTRLAPGFLTDCKLDGQGARIVSFANGLVARELLVGIDEANRRLAYTITDGKASHHHASAQVFADGEGRSRFVWITDVLPDEFAAYVEPMMEKGGEAMKKTLASSR, encoded by the coding sequence ATGGCCACGATCTACAAGGAATTCACCGTCGAGGCCGATGCGGCGCAGGTGTGGGAGGCGCTGCGCGACTTCGGCGCGGTGCACACGCGCCTCGCGCCTGGCTTCCTTACGGACTGCAAGCTGGACGGGCAAGGCGCGCGCATCGTGAGCTTTGCCAACGGCCTCGTCGCGCGCGAACTGCTGGTGGGCATCGACGAGGCGAATCGCCGGCTCGCCTACACCATCACCGATGGCAAGGCGAGCCACCACCATGCATCCGCGCAGGTGTTCGCCGATGGCGAAGGGCGCTCGCGCTTCGTGTGGATCACCGACGTGCTGCCCGATGAATTCGCCGCCTACGTCGAGCCGATGATGGAGAAGGGCGGCGAGGCGATGAAGAAGACGCTGGCGTCGAGCCGTTGA
- the pobA gene encoding 4-hydroxybenzoate 3-monooxygenase, which yields MRTQVAIIGAGPAGLLLGQLLFKAGIDNVIVERQSGDYVLGRIRAGVLEQVTMDLLARAGVDARARAEGLPHEGIELLFKGARHRIDMHGLTGGKQVTVYGQTEVTRDLMEARTAEGLTTIYSAANVSLHDFDSAKPRVRYEKDGQTHEIECDFIAGCDGYHGVSRASVPADAIQTYEKVYPFGWLGVLADVPPVSHELIYANTERGFALCSMRSATRSRYYVQVPTEERVENWSDEAFWNELRARLDPEARERLVTGPSLEKSIAPLRSFVAEPMRFGSLFLAGDAAHIVPPTGAKGLNLATADVGYLSRAFEIFYGEKSASALDRYSDLCLRRVWKAERFSWWFTSLMHRFPETGTFGQKIQEAELDYLVHSHAASTALAENYVGLPLEDF from the coding sequence ATGCGCACCCAGGTCGCGATCATCGGCGCGGGCCCCGCCGGCCTTCTGCTCGGTCAACTGCTTTTCAAGGCAGGCATCGACAACGTCATTGTCGAACGCCAGAGCGGCGACTACGTGCTCGGCCGCATCCGCGCCGGCGTGCTCGAACAGGTGACGATGGATCTGCTGGCACGCGCCGGCGTCGATGCACGCGCCCGCGCCGAAGGGCTGCCGCACGAAGGCATCGAGCTGCTGTTCAAGGGCGCGCGGCACCGCATCGACATGCACGGCCTCACCGGCGGCAAGCAGGTCACGGTGTACGGCCAGACCGAAGTGACGCGCGACCTGATGGAAGCGCGCACCGCCGAAGGCCTCACGACCATCTACAGCGCAGCGAACGTGAGCCTGCACGACTTCGATTCGGCCAAGCCGCGCGTGCGCTACGAGAAAGACGGCCAGACGCACGAGATCGAATGCGACTTCATCGCCGGCTGCGACGGCTACCACGGCGTGAGCCGCGCGAGCGTGCCGGCCGATGCGATCCAGACCTACGAGAAGGTCTACCCCTTCGGCTGGCTCGGCGTCCTGGCCGATGTGCCGCCGGTGTCGCACGAACTCATCTACGCGAACACCGAGCGCGGCTTCGCGCTGTGCAGCATGCGCAGCGCCACGCGCTCGCGCTACTACGTGCAGGTGCCGACCGAAGAGCGTGTCGAGAACTGGAGCGACGAAGCCTTCTGGAACGAGCTGCGCGCGCGGCTCGACCCAGAGGCCCGCGAGCGGCTGGTCACTGGCCCATCGCTGGAGAAAAGCATCGCGCCGCTGCGCAGCTTCGTCGCCGAGCCGATGCGCTTCGGCTCGCTCTTTCTCGCAGGCGATGCGGCGCACATCGTGCCGCCGACCGGTGCGAAGGGGCTGAACCTCGCGACGGCCGACGTGGGTTATCTCTCGCGTGCGTTCGAGATCTTCTACGGCGAGAAGTCGGCCTCGGCGCTCGATCGCTATTCGGACCTGTGCCTGCGCCGCGTCTGGAAGGCTGAGCGCTTCTCGTGGTGGTTCACCTCGCTGATGCACCGCTTTCCCGAGACGGGCACCTTCGGCCAGAAGATCCAGGAAGCCGAGCTCGACTACCTCGTGCATTCGCACGCGGCCTCCACTGCGCTGGCGGAAAACTACGTGGGGTTGCCGCTCGAGGATTTCTGA
- a CDS encoding IclR family transcriptional regulator domain-containing protein encodes MTIAKADFIEGIAKGMAVLESFDTERQRLNATLAAERAGLTRAAARRHLLTLAHLGYLETDGSYFWMAPKVLRFSGSYLASSRLPRALQPTLNRLAAQTGESFSAVVLDGEEVVIVARSGSYGTPTRVLAYGLHLGARLPAHATSTGRVLLAAMPAAQLTQWLKGRHLARLTPQTVTQARGLRTLIARTRKDDYCFASEEHELGVQALAVPLRDMQGHTVAALNVVLSGTRYQEEALQREMLPLLFEAAREVRSLL; translated from the coding sequence ATGACCATCGCCAAGGCCGATTTCATCGAGGGCATTGCCAAGGGAATGGCGGTGCTCGAAAGCTTCGATACCGAGCGCCAGCGCCTCAATGCCACGCTGGCCGCGGAACGCGCTGGCCTCACGCGCGCCGCCGCCCGGCGCCACCTGCTCACGCTGGCCCACCTCGGCTACCTGGAGACCGACGGCAGCTATTTCTGGATGGCGCCCAAGGTGCTGCGCTTCTCGGGCAGCTACCTCGCCTCGTCGCGCCTGCCGCGCGCGCTGCAGCCTACGCTCAACCGCCTCGCGGCGCAGACCGGCGAATCGTTCTCCGCCGTGGTGCTCGATGGCGAAGAGGTGGTCATCGTCGCGCGCAGCGGCAGCTACGGCACGCCGACGCGCGTGCTGGCCTACGGCCTGCACCTTGGCGCGCGGCTGCCGGCGCATGCAACGTCAACGGGGCGCGTGCTGCTAGCCGCCATGCCCGCTGCCCAGCTCACGCAATGGCTCAAGGGCCGGCACCTCGCGCGGCTGACGCCGCAAACGGTCACGCAGGCACGGGGCCTGCGCACGCTGATTGCCCGCACGCGCAAGGACGACTATTGTTTTGCCAGCGAGGAGCACGAGCTCGGCGTGCAGGCGCTCGCGGTGCCGCTGCGCGACATGCAGGGCCACACGGTGGCCGCGCTCAATGTGGTGCTGTCGGGCACGCGCTACCAGGAAGAAGCCTTGCAGCGCGAGATGCTGCCGCTGCTGTTCGAGGCGGCCCGCGAGGTCAGGTCTTTGCTCTGA
- a CDS encoding response regulator, with protein MRLLLLEDDVMIGEAVLDLLRAEQYAVDWVKDGEAAESALRTQQYDLVLLDLGVPRRDGLEVLRSLRARKQRMPVLIATARDSVQQRIEGLDAGADDYVLKPYDLDELLARIRALLRRAAGRAEPVYEHMGVSINPATREVTVAGQPVVLSAREWAVIEPLLARPGMVLSRAQLEEKLYSWKDEISSNAVEVYVHGLRKKLGAEFIRNVRGVGYMVPKV; from the coding sequence ATGCGACTCCTGCTTCTCGAAGACGACGTGATGATCGGCGAGGCCGTGCTCGACCTGCTGCGCGCCGAGCAATACGCGGTGGACTGGGTGAAAGACGGCGAGGCCGCAGAGTCGGCCTTGCGCACCCAGCAGTACGACCTGGTGCTGCTCGACCTGGGTGTGCCGCGCCGTGACGGCCTGGAGGTGCTGCGAAGCCTGCGCGCCCGCAAGCAGCGCATGCCGGTGCTGATCGCCACCGCGCGCGACTCGGTGCAGCAGCGCATCGAAGGGCTCGATGCCGGCGCCGACGACTACGTGCTCAAGCCCTATGACCTCGACGAGCTGCTGGCCCGCATCCGCGCCTTGCTGCGCCGCGCTGCGGGGCGTGCCGAGCCGGTGTACGAGCACATGGGCGTGAGCATCAACCCCGCCACGCGCGAGGTCACGGTGGCCGGTCAGCCGGTGGTGCTGTCGGCGCGCGAATGGGCGGTGATCGAGCCGCTCCTGGCGCGTCCGGGCATGGTGCTCTCGCGCGCCCAACTCGAGGAAAAGCTCTACAGCTGGAAGGACGAGATCAGCAGCAACGCGGTCGAGGTCTACGTGCACGGTCTGCGCAAGAAGCTCGGCGCCGAGTTCATCCGCAACGTGCGAGGCGTCGGCTACATGGTGCCGAAGGTATGA
- a CDS encoding ATP-binding protein: MTRSLTGSLRARLLWFLLAAIVLAAGAQALVAYRTVLHEADDIFDYHMQQMAMSLRSGLPPSAAVGGIGGGEQNFEFVVQVWTADGVRVFESADQAALPQLAVLGFADVRARGTTYRVFSMQTRGLVIQVAQDMAARRSMAGTLALRTIAPVALMAPLLMLVVWWVVSRSLAPVARVRTQVASRQADDLSPVSEDGLPEEVRPLVQELNLLFGRVRHAFDAQKHFVADAAHELRSPLAALKLQVQGLQRAPDDAARELAVSRLVAGIDRSTRLVEQMLALARHEASMAAGAKPEPVDLGEVARLAISDAVAGAQARRIDIGVAHADAAVIVEGQPEALRMMLRNLLDNAVKYTPEEGRVDIGIAKLGDAVELSVDDSGPGLPEAERERVLDRFYRSGEPQAPGSGLGLSIVKSIAELHNATVTLEKSPSLGGLRVRVVFAPSGKGGHSV; this comes from the coding sequence ATGACCCGTAGCCTGACCGGATCGCTGCGCGCGCGCCTCCTGTGGTTCCTGCTCGCGGCCATCGTGCTGGCCGCGGGGGCGCAGGCCCTCGTTGCCTACCGCACGGTGCTGCACGAGGCCGACGATATCTTCGACTACCACATGCAGCAGATGGCGATGTCGCTGCGCTCGGGCCTGCCACCGAGTGCGGCGGTCGGCGGCATCGGCGGCGGCGAGCAGAACTTCGAGTTCGTGGTGCAGGTGTGGACCGCCGACGGCGTGCGCGTCTTCGAATCCGCGGACCAGGCGGCGCTGCCGCAGCTCGCGGTGCTGGGCTTTGCCGACGTGCGTGCGCGCGGCACCACCTACCGCGTGTTCTCGATGCAGACGCGCGGCCTCGTGATCCAAGTGGCGCAGGACATGGCGGCGCGGCGCAGCATGGCCGGCACGCTGGCGCTGCGCACCATCGCGCCGGTCGCGCTCATGGCGCCGCTGCTCATGCTGGTCGTGTGGTGGGTCGTGAGCCGGTCGCTCGCACCGGTAGCCCGTGTGAGAACGCAGGTGGCCTCGCGGCAGGCCGATGATCTGTCGCCGGTGAGCGAAGACGGGCTGCCCGAGGAGGTGCGCCCGCTGGTTCAGGAATTGAACCTGCTCTTCGGCCGCGTGCGCCACGCCTTCGATGCGCAAAAACACTTCGTCGCCGATGCCGCGCACGAGCTGCGCTCGCCGCTTGCCGCGTTGAAGCTGCAGGTGCAGGGCCTGCAGCGCGCGCCCGACGATGCGGCACGCGAGCTCGCGGTGAGCCGGCTGGTCGCGGGCATCGATCGCTCGACGCGGCTGGTCGAGCAGATGCTCGCGCTGGCCCGGCACGAGGCCAGCATGGCGGCCGGCGCGAAGCCGGAGCCGGTCGACCTGGGCGAAGTGGCGCGCCTCGCGATTTCGGACGCGGTGGCGGGCGCGCAGGCGCGGCGCATCGACATCGGCGTCGCGCATGCCGATGCGGCGGTGATCGTCGAAGGCCAGCCCGAGGCGCTGCGCATGATGCTGCGCAACCTGCTCGACAACGCCGTCAAGTACACGCCTGAAGAAGGGCGCGTAGACATCGGCATTGCGAAGCTCGGCGATGCGGTCGAACTCAGCGTGGACGACAGCGGCCCGGGTCTGCCCGAAGCAGAGCGCGAGCGCGTGCTCGATCGCTTCTACCGCTCGGGCGAACCGCAGGCGCCGGGCAGCGGGCTGGGGCTGTCCATCGTCAAGTCGATTGCGGAACTTCACAACGCCACGGTGACGCTCGAAAAATCCCCGAGCCTCGGCGGGCTGCGCGTGCGCGTGGTCTTCGCTCCTTCTGGCAAGGGAGGGCATTCCGTTTAA
- a CDS encoding Do family serine endopeptidase, producing the protein MNTRLTSPRALVIALASAGVIGAVGAGAYTSAVSAPTNATPVAATPAMVTLPDFSTITSRDGPAVVNISVTGTMKASDDEAAAEIQGVDPEDPMFQFFRRFQGQINPRGQQQQQRDVPVRAQGSGFIVDPSGIIITNAHVVKDAKEVTVKLTDRREYRAKVLGADAKTDIAVLKIDAKNLPVLALGNTKDLKVGEWVLAIGSPFGFENTVTAGVVSAKGRSLPDDSYVPFIQTDVAVNPGNSGGPLLNTRGEVVGINSQIYSRSGGYQGVSFAIPIDVAVQVKDQIVATGKASHARLGVAVQEVNQAFADSFKLDKPEGALVSNIEKGGPGDKAGLKAGDVIRKVDGQAIVSSGDLPAVIGQQAPGKKVTLEVWRQGERQELQAKLGDAGDKPTQVAKADTGAGQGKLGLALRPLQPQEKREAGVDTGLLIEDAAGPSAQAGVQAGDVLLAINGTPAQSLEQVREVVAKATNKSVALLIQRGEDKIFVPVRIG; encoded by the coding sequence ATGAACACCCGCCTGACTTCCCCCCGCGCCCTGGTGATCGCCCTGGCAAGCGCCGGCGTGATCGGTGCCGTCGGTGCCGGCGCCTACACCAGCGCCGTGAGCGCCCCGACCAACGCCACCCCCGTCGCCGCAACCCCCGCGATGGTCACGCTGCCCGACTTCTCGACCATCACTTCGCGTGACGGCCCCGCCGTGGTCAACATCAGTGTGACCGGCACCATGAAGGCGTCGGACGACGAAGCCGCCGCCGAGATCCAGGGCGTCGACCCCGAAGATCCGATGTTCCAGTTCTTCCGCCGCTTCCAGGGTCAGATCAACCCGCGCGGCCAGCAGCAACAGCAGCGCGATGTGCCGGTGCGCGCGCAGGGTTCGGGCTTCATCGTCGACCCGAGCGGCATCATCATCACCAACGCCCACGTGGTGAAGGATGCGAAGGAGGTTACCGTCAAGCTGACCGACCGCCGCGAGTACCGCGCCAAGGTGCTCGGCGCCGATGCCAAGACCGACATCGCCGTGCTCAAGATCGACGCGAAGAACCTGCCGGTGCTCGCGCTGGGCAACACCAAGGACCTGAAGGTCGGCGAATGGGTGCTGGCCATCGGCTCGCCCTTCGGCTTCGAGAACACGGTGACGGCCGGCGTCGTGAGCGCCAAGGGCCGCTCGCTGCCCGACGACAGCTACGTGCCCTTCATCCAGACCGACGTGGCGGTGAACCCCGGCAACTCCGGCGGGCCGCTGCTCAACACGCGCGGCGAGGTGGTCGGCATCAACTCGCAGATCTACAGCCGCAGCGGCGGCTACCAGGGCGTGTCGTTCGCGATCCCGATCGACGTCGCCGTGCAGGTGAAGGACCAGATCGTCGCGACGGGCAAGGCCTCGCATGCACGCCTCGGTGTCGCGGTGCAGGAGGTGAACCAGGCCTTCGCCGATTCCTTCAAGCTCGACAAGCCCGAAGGCGCGCTGGTCTCGAACATCGAGAAGGGCGGTCCCGGCGACAAGGCGGGCCTGAAGGCGGGCGACGTGATCCGCAAGGTCGACGGCCAGGCCATCGTCTCTTCGGGCGACCTGCCCGCGGTGATCGGCCAGCAGGCGCCGGGCAAGAAGGTCACGCTCGAGGTGTGGCGCCAGGGCGAGCGGCAGGAACTGCAGGCCAAGCTCGGCGATGCCGGCGACAAGCCGACCCAGGTCGCGAAGGCCGACACCGGCGCGGGCCAGGGCAAGCTGGGCCTGGCGCTGCGCCCCCTGCAGCCGCAGGAGAAGCGTGAAGCGGGTGTCGATACCGGCCTCTTGATCGAAGACGCGGCAGGCCCCTCGGCACAGGCCGGTGTGCAGGCCGGCGACGTGCTGCTGGCCATCAACGGCACGCCGGCACAGAGCCTGGAGCAGGTGCGCGAGGTGGTGGCGAAGGCGACCAACAAGTCGGTGGCCCTGTTGATCCAGCGCGGCGAAGACAAGATTTTCGTGCCGGTGCGCATTGGATAG